A region from the Streptomyces lydicus genome encodes:
- a CDS encoding type I polyketide synthase, with amino-acid sequence MNQDHFPGPAEDRSAMRRFPDLNSLVDLVRDQVAQVLVYVQPNMVKVDQSFKDSGFDSIAAVQLCNRLNDVTHLSLPDTVAFDYPTPLALAEHLFTLIGDEATTEPPAGSHTLQESSVREGEASADDPIAIVGMACRYPGGVRSAEGLWDLISAGKDATTEFPADRGWDVAALYNEDPDHPGTSYTRRGGFLEGAAEFDPRFFGISPHEALAMDPQQRLLLETSWEAIESAGINPRALRGTHAGVFAGLMYHDYASKIDQVPGELEGHLTTGKSGGVLSGRVSYVLGLEGPAVTVDTACSSSLVGLHWAVQSLRSGESSLALAGGVTVMSNPATFVEFSRQRGLSADGRCRSYAGSADGTGFAEGVGVLVVERLSDAVRHGHRVLAVVRGSAVNQDGASNGLTAPSGRAQERVVRQALTSAGLDPSDVDVVEGHGTGTRLGDPIEVGALVETYGRERSGAPLLLGSVKSNLGHTQAAAGVAGVIKMVQAMQHGVVPASLHVDTPSPHVQWGEGVELVAAAQPWPDSDRPRRAGISSFGVSGTNAHVILEQAPSEQPPPARKTGGVVPWLLSGRTADALRDQISRLRTHLDAHPGLDPADVGYTLAAGRAHFEHRAVAMDGDLTTWVAEGTAVAHREVVFVFPGQGAQWVGMGQDLMESSPVFAASMAKCEQALAPFVDWSLSEVIGDASMMERVDVVQPASWAVMVSLAGLWQSMGVAPSAVAGHSQGEIAAACVAGALSLDDGARVVALRSQLIRDKLAGSGAMASISLPLDDVREHITGLEGLSVAAVNGPRSVVISGDVRAVEDFVAARTAEGVHARTVAVDYASHSAHVDTIEQELTSSLTGLKPSSSRVPFYSTVTGTPIDTVELNASYWVRNLRQTVRFEEVTRRLIDDGRDVFIEISAHPVLGMGLQDTFEDHSDSPTVALGSLRRDDGDMDRFLTSLSEAHVHGVDIDWNAAFTDRGAQRIALPTYAFQHDHYWLENVSRRPDVDAAGQEALHHILANALVELAQTDGLLLTGCLSESTHPWIADHIVAGVMVLPASALLELAFRAGAEVGADHIEELTLEAPLVFREGARVKFQVAMASPDAEGRRAVSVHSQSESGWVRHAVGSMVRSSAQDPGKSTTAVEEWPPMGATALDLSGVYDRLIDRGYDYGPAFQCLRAVWRNDQDFFAEVALPGSEAGGSGAFLLHPALLDALLQSLLVADLDEEAQQIRMPFAWTGVSLYEPGASVLRCRISRRQPDTLSLSITQTTGRPVASVESLVLRPISAEKIGTAEPVRKARAPQASRSDDASLRNRLANLSANAKIRALVDVVRTHAAAVLGYKEDSGEIGARTAFTELGLGSMEAVQLRNKLNTATGLRLPTTFAFEYSTAEAMARKLCDELFPIPSPSAEPEHAPDEPAAAGVDADSADLAALIEMAHQVGDV; translated from the coding sequence GTGAATCAGGATCATTTTCCCGGCCCGGCCGAGGACCGCTCCGCCATGCGACGCTTCCCGGATCTCAACTCTCTGGTCGACCTGGTTCGCGACCAAGTGGCTCAGGTGCTCGTTTACGTGCAGCCGAACATGGTCAAGGTGGATCAGTCGTTCAAGGATTCCGGGTTCGACTCCATCGCTGCCGTCCAGTTGTGCAACCGGCTGAATGATGTCACCCACCTTTCGTTGCCTGACACCGTGGCCTTCGACTACCCCACCCCACTGGCTTTGGCTGAGCATCTCTTCACGCTGATCGGTGATGAAGCGACCACGGAACCTCCGGCCGGATCACATACGTTGCAGGAAAGTTCCGTGCGAGAGGGTGAGGCATCCGCCGACGATCCCATCGCCATCGTGGGGATGGCATGCCGCTACCCCGGGGGAGTGCGGTCGGCTGAGGGCCTATGGGATCTCATATCTGCCGGCAAGGATGCCACCACGGAATTTCCTGCCGATCGCGGGTGGGACGTAGCTGCTCTCTACAACGAGGACCCCGATCACCCAGGTACCAGCTACACCAGGCGGGGAGGCTTCCTGGAGGGTGCGGCAGAATTCGATCCGCGCTTTTTCGGCATCTCACCCCATGAGGCGCTGGCGATGGACCCGCAGCAGCGGTTGCTGCTGGAAACGTCCTGGGAAGCCATCGAGTCGGCAGGGATAAACCCACGTGCACTCCGTGGCACCCATGCCGGTGTGTTCGCCGGATTGATGTACCACGATTATGCGTCGAAGATCGACCAGGTCCCCGGAGAGCTCGAAGGACACCTCACCACGGGAAAATCCGGCGGAGTCCTGTCCGGTCGGGTGTCGTATGTGCTGGGGCTCGAAGGGCCCGCGGTGACGGTGGACACGGCGTGTTCGTCGTCATTGGTGGGGCTGCACTGGGCGGTGCAGTCGTTGCGCTCCGGTGAGAGCTCCCTGGCCTTGGCGGGCGGGGTCACCGTCATGTCCAACCCGGCGACCTTCGTGGAATTCAGTCGGCAGCGGGGCCTGTCCGCGGATGGCCGGTGCCGTTCGTATGCCGGTAGCGCCGATGGGACGGGGTTTGCCGAGGGTGTCGGTGTGCTGGTGGTGGAGCGATTGTCCGATGCGGTCCGGCACGGTCACCGGGTCCTCGCAGTAGTACGGGGCTCCGCGGTCAACCAGGACGGCGCATCCAACGGACTGACCGCACCCAGCGGACGGGCCCAGGAGCGGGTGGTACGCCAGGCACTGACGAGCGCCGGACTGGACCCCAGTGACGTGGACGTCGTGGAAGGACACGGCACCGGGACACGGCTGGGCGATCCGATCGAGGTGGGTGCCCTGGTGGAGACCTATGGCCGGGAGCGCTCCGGTGCCCCGTTGCTGCTGGGGTCGGTGAAGTCCAACCTCGGTCATACCCAGGCCGCCGCGGGTGTGGCGGGCGTGATCAAGATGGTGCAGGCGATGCAGCACGGCGTCGTACCCGCATCCCTGCACGTGGACACCCCCTCCCCGCACGTGCAGTGGGGCGAAGGCGTCGAACTCGTCGCGGCCGCACAGCCGTGGCCCGACTCCGACCGACCCCGCCGCGCCGGGATCTCGTCCTTCGGCGTCTCGGGAACCAACGCACACGTCATCCTCGAACAAGCACCATCGGAACAGCCACCGCCCGCCCGCAAAACCGGCGGTGTGGTGCCATGGCTGCTGTCCGGCCGTACTGCGGACGCGCTTCGCGACCAAATCAGCCGTCTGCGCACCCACTTGGACGCCCACCCCGGCCTCGACCCCGCCGACGTCGGCTACACCCTCGCTGCCGGCCGGGCCCACTTCGAGCACCGCGCCGTAGCCATGGACGGCGACCTGACAACGTGGGTGGCTGAGGGAACTGCCGTTGCGCATCGCGAGGTTGTCTTCGTGTTCCCGGGACAGGGAGCGCAGTGGGTCGGCATGGGGCAAGACCTCATGGAGTCCTCGCCGGTATTCGCTGCGTCGATGGCGAAGTGCGAGCAGGCGCTCGCCCCGTTCGTGGACTGGTCCCTGTCCGAGGTGATTGGTGACGCCTCGATGATGGAGCGGGTCGATGTCGTACAGCCGGCGTCGTGGGCAGTGATGGTTTCCCTGGCAGGGCTGTGGCAGTCCATGGGAGTTGCTCCGTCCGCGGTGGCGGGACATTCCCAGGGGGAAATCGCGGCGGCTTGTGTGGCAGGCGCGCTCTCCCTGGACGACGGCGCCCGCGTTGTCGCACTGCGCAGCCAGCTGATCCGCGACAAGCTGGCCGGCTCCGGCGCCATGGCCTCGATATCCCTGCCACTGGACGACGTACGCGAACACATCACCGGCCTGGAAGGACTCTCGGTCGCCGCCGTCAACGGCCCGCGCTCCGTGGTCATATCCGGCGACGTCCGCGCTGTCGAGGACTTCGTCGCGGCACGGACCGCCGAGGGAGTACACGCCCGCACGGTCGCCGTTGACTACGCCTCCCACTCCGCCCACGTCGACACCATCGAACAGGAACTGACCTCATCACTCACGGGTCTGAAGCCTTCTTCCTCCCGCGTCCCCTTCTATTCGACGGTGACCGGGACACCGATCGACACCGTTGAGCTGAACGCCAGTTACTGGGTCCGCAACCTGCGGCAGACCGTCCGCTTCGAAGAAGTCACCCGCCGCCTCATCGACGACGGACGCGACGTCTTCATCGAAATCAGCGCACACCCCGTCCTCGGCATGGGCCTGCAGGACACCTTCGAAGACCACTCCGACTCCCCCACCGTGGCACTGGGCTCCCTGCGCCGCGACGACGGAGACATGGACCGCTTCCTCACCTCACTGAGCGAAGCCCACGTCCACGGAGTCGACATCGACTGGAACGCCGCCTTCACCGACCGCGGCGCCCAACGCATCGCACTCCCCACCTACGCCTTCCAACACGACCACTACTGGCTCGAGAACGTGAGCCGCAGGCCGGATGTCGACGCCGCGGGACAGGAAGCGCTCCACCACATCCTGGCGAACGCGCTGGTAGAACTGGCGCAGACGGATGGTCTTCTGCTCACGGGCTGCCTCTCCGAAAGCACTCACCCCTGGATTGCCGACCACATAGTCGCCGGCGTCATGGTCCTGCCCGCATCGGCGTTGCTTGAACTGGCGTTCCGGGCGGGCGCGGAAGTCGGGGCGGACCATATCGAGGAACTGACCCTGGAGGCGCCGCTGGTCTTCCGCGAAGGCGCCAGGGTCAAGTTCCAGGTCGCCATGGCATCGCCGGACGCGGAAGGCAGACGAGCGGTGAGCGTGCATTCCCAGAGCGAATCGGGCTGGGTGCGGCACGCGGTCGGCTCCATGGTGAGGTCGTCCGCGCAGGACCCCGGCAAATCCACCACCGCAGTGGAGGAGTGGCCACCGATGGGTGCCACCGCTCTCGATCTGAGTGGCGTCTATGACCGCCTGATCGATCGCGGGTACGACTACGGTCCGGCGTTCCAATGTCTTCGCGCAGTGTGGCGCAACGACCAGGACTTTTTCGCCGAAGTCGCGCTGCCCGGATCAGAAGCCGGTGGGTCCGGCGCCTTTCTCCTGCATCCGGCGCTGCTGGACGCGCTTCTGCAGTCTCTGTTGGTCGCCGACCTGGACGAGGAAGCGCAACAGATCCGGATGCCCTTCGCCTGGACGGGGGTGTCGTTGTACGAGCCGGGAGCCTCCGTATTGCGGTGCAGGATCTCAAGGCGGCAGCCGGACACTCTGTCCCTGAGCATTACGCAGACCACAGGCCGCCCCGTGGCATCGGTGGAGTCCTTGGTGCTGCGCCCGATATCCGCTGAGAAAATCGGAACCGCCGAACCGGTCCGGAAAGCGCGCGCTCCGCAGGCGAGCAGGTCGGACGATGCATCTCTCCGGAACCGGTTGGCCAATCTCTCGGCGAACGCAAAAATCCGCGCCCTTGTGGACGTTGTCCGCACACACGCCGCTGCCGTCCTGGGATACAAGGAGGACTCGGGAGAGATCGGCGCCAGGACGGCATTCACCGAGCTCGGCCTCGGCTCCATGGAGGCCGTACAGCTGCGCAACAAACTCAATACGGCTACGGGCCTGCGGCTACCCACCACGTTCGCCTTCGAGTACTCGACCGCCGAGGCGATGGCGCGGAAACTGTGTGACGAGCTGTTCCCGATTCCCTCACCGTCCGCAGAACCTGAACATGCGCCGGATGAACCTGCGGCAGCCGGCGTTGATGCTGATTCAGCTGATCTCGCCGCACTCATCGAGATGGCACACCAAGTCGGCGATGTCTGA
- a CDS encoding type I polyketide synthase yields the protein MKESERLRQRNRELAENGREPVAVVGMACHYPGGVTSPADLWNLVISERDAISGFPEDRGWDVDTLFNPDSEKAGSSYTRHGGFLEDSKNFDPEFFGISPREALAMDPQQRLLLEASWEAIEDAGIDPFTLRESDTGLFMGSNGQDYASRLRRYPAALEAQLGTGSAASVLSGRVSYALGLEGPAVTVDTACSSSLVALHWAVQSLRSGESSLALAGGVTVMSSPSRFVEFSRQRGLAPDGRCKSFAAAADGTGFAEGVGVLVVERLSDAVRHGHRVLAVVRGSAVNQDGASNGLTAPSGRAQERVVRQALTSAGLDPGDVDVVEGHGTGTRLGDPIEVGALVETYGRERSGAPLLLGSVKSNLGHTQAAAGVAGIIKMVQAMQHGVVPASLHVDTPSPHVQWGEGIELVTATQPWPDTDRPRRAGISSFGVSGTNAHVIIEQAPPVPAPSRKSGGAVPWLLSGRNADALRDQRDRLHAHLETHPELDPVDVGYTLAAGRAHFEHRAVAMDGDLTTWVAEGTALAHREVVFVFPGQGAQWVGMGQDLMKSSPKFAALMAECEQALAPFVDWSLSEVLADASMMERVDVVQPASWAVMVSLAGLWRSMGVTPSAVAGHSQGEIAAACVAGALSLDDGARVVALRSQLIRDKLAGSGAMASISLPLDDVREHITGLEGLSVAAVNGPRSVVISGDVRAVEDFVAARTAEGVHARTVAVDYASHSAHVDTIEQELTSSLTGLKPSSSRVPFYSTVTGTPIDTVELNASYWVRNLRQTVRFEEVTRRLIDDGRDVFIEISAHPVLGMGLQDTFEDHSDSPTVALGSLRRDDGDMDRFLTSLSEAHVHGVDIDWNAAFTDRGAQRIALPTYAFQHDHYWLENVSAKDASTSHPLLTDVVALAQPEGGLVFSGTLSGSTHSWLNDHAVLGTVLLPGTAFVEMALYAAEEAGCDRIEELAFETPLVLPEDKEVHIQFVIGASGDDGRRSVSFHSRRAGIEQGDTGQGWTRHAVGTLSAGTENVAVDNAAWPPPGSEPVDLAGLYERLAADDFHYGPAFQGIRSVWRNGEAVVAEVELPEPCLAEANAYQSHPALLDAAVQAAVAGGLLTTGSDSGQIMLPFSWNGVSLYATGATSLRVQLTPQGADAVALEARDAAGRPVLSVDSLLVRKAPAKQLDLLRSAGEHSLFQLEWTKLGSRELTQDTGRWVVVGDVQPRSGALVDAGVADRSYETFEELAEHIGAGRAAPGVVVVPVPLRDADDTVAVHAAVLHTLDVLQTWLSDERFADARLVLLTGRTPALPSAGVWGLVRSAQSEHGDRIVVVETDDTHEDYQQLPAAVKSGEPQLAVRRGELFVPRLVRTSTSGQRTGRAWNPEGTVLITGGTGVLGAELARHLVTESGVRHLLLLSRGGPHAEGAEELKAQLRELGAEAAIVACDAADKDALAEVLSAVPGTHPLTAVIHAAGVLDDALITDMTPAQVSAVLAPKVDGALNLHTLTQGLDLADFILFSSASAVFGGPGQGNYAAANAVLDALVLRRRAEGLPGIALAWGFWAQRTGMTAHLGDTDVRRLERAGVTELSTAEGLALFDLARALDEPAVVPIALNLSSLRSQAGHNGVPSVLQGLLRVPTRRTAAGPDQRWSAARLAALPESERAPALNELVRAEVAAVLGHDEAAAIDPERAFMDLGFDSLTAVELRNRLVTATGLRLPTTVVFTYATPSALTEHLLAGLLESQGSPTRDGLDEVEAELRRTPPGDARHEALVRRLRDLAAAWLPERSDDSDADDDLDVSTIDEMLDLAEDALEGLSAGEDGK from the coding sequence GTGAAGGAAAGCGAACGTCTACGACAACGAAATCGCGAGCTTGCCGAAAACGGCCGTGAGCCGGTGGCAGTCGTGGGAATGGCATGCCATTACCCCGGTGGCGTGACCAGCCCTGCTGACTTGTGGAACCTGGTGATCTCCGAACGGGACGCGATCTCCGGGTTTCCGGAGGACCGGGGCTGGGACGTCGACACACTGTTCAACCCCGATAGCGAAAAAGCGGGGTCGAGCTATACCCGGCACGGAGGGTTCTTGGAAGATTCCAAGAACTTTGATCCGGAGTTCTTCGGAATCTCTCCGCGGGAGGCGTTGGCGATGGACCCGCAGCAGCGGTTGCTGCTGGAGGCGTCCTGGGAAGCCATCGAGGACGCAGGGATCGACCCCTTCACGCTGCGGGAAAGCGACACCGGCCTGTTCATGGGGTCCAACGGGCAGGACTACGCCTCCAGGCTGAGGCGCTACCCCGCCGCGCTGGAAGCGCAGTTGGGCACCGGAAGCGCCGCCAGTGTCCTGTCCGGTCGGGTGTCGTATGCGCTGGGGCTCGAAGGGCCCGCGGTGACGGTGGACACGGCGTGTTCGTCGTCGTTGGTGGCGCTGCACTGGGCGGTGCAGTCGTTGCGCTCCGGTGAGAGCTCCCTGGCCTTGGCGGGCGGGGTCACCGTCATGTCCTCACCCTCACGGTTCGTGGAGTTCAGCCGGCAGCGCGGCCTCGCCCCCGACGGCAGGTGCAAGTCCTTCGCGGCGGCAGCCGACGGGACGGGGTTTGCTGAGGGTGTCGGTGTGTTGGTGGTGGAGCGGTTGTCCGATGCGGTGCGGCACGGTCACCGGGTGCTCGCGGTGGTACGGGGCTCCGCGGTCAACCAGGACGGCGCATCCAACGGACTGACCGCACCCAGCGGACGGGCCCAGGAGCGGGTGGTACGCCAGGCACTGACGAGCGCCGGACTGGACCCCGGTGACGTGGACGTCGTGGAAGGACACGGCACCGGGACGCGGCTGGGCGATCCGATCGAGGTGGGTGCCCTGGTGGAGACCTATGGCCGGGAGCGGTCCGGTGCCCCGTTGCTGCTCGGGTCGGTGAAGTCGAACCTCGGTCATACCCAAGCCGCCGCCGGGGTCGCAGGGATAATCAAGATGGTGCAGGCGATGCAACACGGCGTCGTACCCGCATCCCTGCACGTGGACACCCCCTCCCCGCACGTGCAGTGGGGCGAAGGCATCGAGCTGGTCACCGCCACACAGCCATGGCCCGACACCGACCGACCCCGCCGCGCCGGGATCTCGTCCTTCGGCGTCTCGGGAACCAACGCACACGTCATCATCGAGCAGGCCCCACCGGTACCAGCGCCCTCCCGCAAGAGCGGCGGTGCGGTGCCGTGGCTGCTGTCCGGCCGTAACGCGGACGCACTACGCGACCAGAGAGACCGCCTGCACGCCCACCTGGAAACCCACCCCGAACTCGACCCCGTAGACGTCGGCTACACCCTCGCCGCAGGACGCGCCCACTTCGAACACCGCGCCGTAGCCATGGACGGCGACCTGACAACCTGGGTGGCCGAGGGCACTGCCCTTGCCCACCGTGAAGTGGTCTTCGTATTCCCGGGACAGGGAGCGCAATGGGTCGGCATGGGGCAAGACCTCATGAAGTCCTCCCCGAAATTCGCGGCGCTGATGGCCGAATGCGAGCAGGCACTCGCCCCGTTCGTCGACTGGTCACTGTCCGAAGTCCTCGCTGACGCCTCGATGATGGAGCGCGTGGACGTCGTCCAGCCCGCCTCATGGGCAGTGATGGTCTCCCTGGCAGGACTCTGGCGGTCCATGGGCGTCACCCCCTCCGCAGTAGCGGGACACTCCCAAGGAGAAATCGCAGCAGCCTGCGTCGCAGGCGCGCTCTCCCTGGACGACGGCGCCCGCGTTGTCGCGCTGCGCAGCCAGCTGATCCGCGACAAGCTGGCCGGCTCCGGCGCCATGGCCTCGATATCCCTGCCGTTGGACGACGTACGCGAACACATCACCGGCCTGGAAGGACTCTCGGTCGCCGCCGTCAACGGCCCGCGCTCCGTGGTCATATCCGGCGACGTCCGCGCTGTCGAGGACTTCGTCGCGGCACGGACCGCCGAGGGAGTACACGCCCGCACGGTCGCCGTTGACTACGCCTCCCACTCCGCCCACGTCGACACCATCGAACAGGAACTGACCTCATCACTCACGGGTCTGAAGCCTTCTTCCTCCCGCGTCCCCTTCTATTCGACGGTGACCGGGACACCGATCGACACCGTTGAGCTGAACGCCAGTTACTGGGTCCGCAACCTGCGGCAGACCGTCCGCTTCGAAGAAGTCACCCGCCGCCTCATCGACGACGGACGCGACGTCTTCATCGAAATCAGCGCACACCCCGTCCTCGGCATGGGCCTGCAGGACACCTTCGAAGACCACTCCGACTCCCCCACCGTGGCACTGGGCTCCCTACGCCGCGACGACGGAGACATGGACCGCTTCCTCACCTCACTGAGCGAAGCCCACGTCCACGGAGTCGACATCGACTGGAACGCCGCCTTCACCGACCGCGGCGCCCAACGCATCGCACTCCCCACCTACGCCTTCCAACACGACCACTACTGGCTCGAGAACGTGTCCGCGAAGGATGCTTCGACATCCCATCCGCTGCTGACCGATGTCGTCGCACTGGCGCAGCCCGAAGGCGGACTGGTGTTCTCCGGGACCCTGTCCGGAAGTACGCATTCCTGGCTCAACGACCATGCCGTGCTGGGAACCGTGCTGCTGCCCGGAACCGCGTTCGTCGAGATGGCGCTCTACGCGGCCGAGGAAGCAGGCTGCGACCGGATCGAAGAGTTGGCGTTCGAGACGCCGCTCGTGCTGCCCGAGGACAAGGAGGTGCACATCCAGTTCGTGATCGGCGCGTCCGGCGACGACGGACGCCGCTCGGTCAGCTTCCATTCCCGTCGCGCCGGCATCGAGCAAGGCGACACCGGGCAAGGATGGACGCGGCACGCGGTCGGCACCTTGTCGGCCGGTACGGAGAACGTCGCCGTCGACAATGCCGCATGGCCGCCTCCCGGCTCGGAGCCGGTCGACCTTGCGGGCTTGTACGAACGGCTGGCAGCCGATGACTTCCACTACGGTCCCGCGTTCCAGGGGATTCGGTCGGTGTGGCGAAACGGCGAAGCCGTCGTGGCCGAGGTGGAACTCCCCGAGCCGTGTCTGGCGGAGGCGAACGCGTACCAGTCGCACCCGGCGCTGCTCGACGCGGCGGTCCAGGCGGCGGTGGCAGGGGGGCTGCTCACCACGGGTTCGGATTCCGGCCAGATCATGCTGCCCTTCTCGTGGAACGGCGTCTCGCTCTACGCGACCGGTGCCACCTCGCTGCGCGTCCAGCTGACCCCGCAGGGAGCCGACGCCGTAGCGCTGGAGGCGAGGGACGCGGCCGGGCGCCCCGTACTGTCGGTGGATTCCCTGCTGGTACGGAAGGCACCCGCCAAGCAACTCGACCTCCTGCGTTCCGCCGGCGAGCACTCACTGTTCCAGCTGGAGTGGACGAAGCTCGGCTCCCGCGAGCTGACGCAGGACACCGGCCGATGGGTCGTCGTCGGCGACGTGCAACCGCGGTCCGGCGCGCTGGTGGACGCCGGGGTGGCAGACCGCTCCTACGAGACGTTCGAGGAGCTGGCCGAGCACATCGGCGCGGGCCGTGCCGCACCTGGCGTCGTGGTCGTCCCCGTCCCCCTGCGGGATGCCGATGACACGGTGGCCGTGCACGCCGCCGTACTGCACACGCTGGACGTCCTGCAGACCTGGCTGTCCGACGAGCGGTTCGCCGATGCCAGGCTGGTGCTCCTCACCGGCCGGACGCCGGCTCTCCCGTCCGCCGGTGTGTGGGGGTTGGTGCGCTCCGCCCAGTCCGAGCACGGTGACCGGATTGTCGTGGTCGAGACCGACGACACCCACGAGGACTACCAGCAACTGCCCGCCGCGGTGAAATCCGGCGAGCCGCAGCTGGCAGTGCGCCGGGGAGAGCTGTTCGTACCCAGGCTGGTCAGGACGAGCACGAGCGGTCAGCGGACCGGCAGGGCATGGAACCCGGAGGGAACCGTGCTGATCACCGGGGGTACCGGTGTGCTGGGCGCTGAGCTCGCACGCCACCTGGTGACCGAGTCCGGCGTCCGGCACCTGCTTCTCCTGAGCCGTGGCGGCCCCCACGCGGAAGGCGCCGAGGAGCTGAAGGCTCAGTTGCGCGAGCTGGGTGCCGAGGCAGCCATCGTGGCCTGCGACGCGGCGGACAAGGACGCGTTGGCCGAGGTGCTGTCGGCGGTGCCCGGCACGCACCCGCTGACCGCTGTCATACACGCCGCCGGGGTCCTCGATGATGCGCTGATCACGGACATGACCCCCGCACAGGTGTCGGCGGTGCTGGCACCCAAGGTGGACGGGGCGCTCAACCTGCACACGCTCACTCAGGGACTCGACCTGGCGGACTTCATCCTCTTCTCTTCCGCTTCGGCGGTCTTCGGCGGACCGGGCCAGGGCAACTACGCCGCCGCCAACGCGGTGCTGGACGCTCTGGTACTGCGCCGACGGGCGGAAGGGCTGCCCGGAATCGCCCTGGCCTGGGGATTCTGGGCCCAGCGCACCGGCATGACCGCACACCTCGGAGACACGGACGTACGGCGGCTGGAACGTGCCGGCGTCACGGAGCTGTCCACCGCGGAAGGTCTGGCCCTGTTCGACCTCGCGCGGGCGTTGGACGAGCCTGCAGTGGTGCCGATAGCGCTGAACCTCTCATCGCTACGGTCCCAGGCGGGACACAACGGTGTTCCTTCCGTACTCCAGGGCCTGCTACGGGTGCCCACGCGTCGCACAGCGGCCGGGCCAGACCAGCGCTGGTCGGCAGCACGGTTGGCGGCGCTTCCCGAATCCGAACGGGCGCCGGCGCTGAACGAACTCGTCAGGGCGGAGGTGGCTGCCGTCCTGGGCCATGACGAAGCGGCGGCGATCGATCCGGAACGGGCCTTCATGGACCTGGGATTCGATTCGCTGACCGCCGTGGAACTGCGCAATCGTCTGGTCACCGCGACCGGTCTGCGGCTGCCGACCACTGTGGTCTTCACCTACGCGACGCCGTCGGCGCTCACCGAGCACCTGCTCGCCGGGCTGCTCGAGAGCCAGGGCAGCCCCACGAGGGACGGACTGGACGAAGTCGAGGCCGAACTGCGGCGCACACCCCCCGGTGATGCCCGGCACGAAGCCTTGGTCCGTCGCCTGAGAGACCTGGCCGCGGCCTGGCTGCCCGAACGATCCGACGACTCCGACGCCGACGACGACCTTGACGTGTCGACCATCGACGAGATGCTCGATCTCGCCGAGGACGCACTCGAAGGCCTCTCAGCAGGAGAGGACGGGAAGTAA